From one Rhopalosiphum padi isolate XX-2018 chromosome 2, ASM2088224v1, whole genome shotgun sequence genomic stretch:
- the LOC132919624 gene encoding small ribosomal subunit protein uS17m has protein sequence MSLVGAAKSLLLLGRCAPSVKQNASKIIVKKLELDQNLLMYFNKDEVYYAHDPEKQCKTGDVVLIQELPEKLTTHITHQVLKVVYPLGDVTDPITNKKVAALRCGTVCYRDDLEEIDNLYGLTEKRFNYNNAPKRGWQEDKKDFSHKKSYIKYHESGEEQPYSVPR, from the exons ATGAGTTTAGTTGGAGCTGCTAAATCTTTACTGCTTTTGGGCCGGTGTGCTCCATCTGTCAAACAAAATGcatcaaaaattattgttaagaaACTAGAATTAGACCAAAACCTTTTAATG tattttaataaagatgAAGTGTACTATGCTCATGATCCAGAAAAACAATGCAAGACTGGTGATGTTGTGCTTATTCAGGAATTACCAGAAAAACTAACAACACATATTACTCATCAAGTTCTCAAAGTGGTGTATCCCTTAGGTGATGTTACAGACcccataactaataaaaaagtaGCAGCACTACGATGTGGAACAGTTTGTTATAG agatGATTTAGAAGAAATTGATAATCTTTATGGCTTAACCGAAAAAcggttcaattataataatgcacCTAAAAGAGGTTGGCAAGAGGACAAAAAAGATTTTAGTCACAAAAAAAGCTACATCAAATACCACGAATCTGGAGAAGAACAGCCATATTCAGTTCCAAgataa
- the LOC132919623 gene encoding UPF0598 protein CG30010, which yields MFMYKTQTMFLAVCIKTNYFLKNFSNFKNKVQIITTNKTYSTVPYVQGQSPENKIREYFYYIDHQGMLFLDDSKMKNFTSAYKEIDFLVFFFKRLKLNTTDRYKEHFPWISLCGRERNFVRCDDHPIVFNQVIKGDDGNLLFCHNHAGPKLTVLFQPDKLWMDVENGRVYHPANDQHGSIGLVSSKTAIEFSKMFIYNDTNNYVPTHFLWNGKKYVLDPDWFRHLIRK from the exons atgtttatgtataaaactCAAACAATGTTCTTAGCAGTTTGTATAAagactaattattttttgaagaatttctcgaatttcaaaaataaagttcaaattattacaacaaataaaacCTACTCAACTGTACCCTACGTACAAGGACAATCACCAGAGAACAAAATCAGAGAATATTTCTATTACATAGATCACCAAGGAATG ctTTTTCTGGATGATagcaaaatgaaaaattttacaTCAGCTTATAAAG aaatagattttttagttttttttttcaagcggttaaaattaaatacaactgaTCGATATAAAGAACACTTTCCATGGATATCATTATGTGGTAGAGAACGGAATTTTGTTAGATGTGACGACCATCCAATCGTCTTCAACCAAGTAATTAAAGGTGATGATGGCAATCTCTTATTTTGTCATAATCATGCAGGGCCAAAGTTGACAGTTTTATTTCAACCCGATAAACTTTGGATGGATGTTGAAAACGGTAGAGTTTACCATCCAGCCAATGATCAACACGGTTCAATAGGACTTGTATCATCTAAAACAGCTATTGAAtttagtaaaatgtttatatacaatgatacaaACAACTATGTGCCTACACATTTTTTGTGGAATGGTAAAAAGTATGTTCTAGACCCAGATTGGTTCAGACATTTGATTCgcaaataa
- the LOC132919621 gene encoding LOW QUALITY PROTEIN: tetratricopeptide repeat protein 27 (The sequence of the model RefSeq protein was modified relative to this genomic sequence to represent the inferred CDS: deleted 1 base in 1 codon): protein MSVEKFTDTEKCLIYGDTYSNVYNEIIVSDDITSNEMKNVLKGNFVEVLENDLFLRLYNEFEHISKSNFSSNIIKHLSDFLHLNPSKNNVIFTFGVACYQLFIQANWTGPLISKLDLKSWGSSTAVVESLVNDLDCVSRKVLYPELLVFSYAVFSNDQINIFTRSWWQIRMLSTLQSLLNELSNDIKNMIELAFEQMENTVWETDEEEALFRLEQCKIYLSHYGNISKATDSLNTAMNLLGLEHSLVGAMGKRTKFQVKELAQLTLNVNSHKRENNTNLLTSHECSDLPKDCVLDDENRLPDIKFSNESAGKFPKLNSLQQAAILNTLILEQKCKPKDDLQFEELQPYIRCLVSQQSVWSIHVSTLLQRSVLERDNRKSVERAMQQIESLLSSLEVSSPLNVERLYLFHCSFVSPSWQLKSYLGNIMLSIGAIQSALDWFLALDLWEECVACYNTQGHRHKAAQILENELKSPNLTVAKHILVLCLLGDATDDKSLYEEAWKISDYRSSRAQKHWAFYYYTRKEYKESIDHFKISLKINSLQENLWFRLGFACMVEERWTEAAEAYRRYCDIESDCFEAWNNLAKCYIKNGQKSRAYYALKEAVKCNYESWMVWDNLMVVSVDCGCFEEAIKCYHRLLDLKSKHIDVEVLRILVQAVQNNVKDENDRPASEHRKCLLQLFGRLTSQVQNDGEIWALYAHLEEAVPIPNKETADKVLHHLQCAHRFTTQGNKWTQEKNSCLIVSRLSLNLADAYISCSNQTENSEQKKRFLSSAKLMLVSVVSQIEKEKDLMESADIREEFEKVKNILNEIKLQLSREV from the exons atgtcCGTCGAAAAATTTACGGATACGGAAAAGTGTCTGATATATGGTGATAcatattcaaatgtatataatgaaataattgtttcag ATGATATTACAtcaaatgaaatgaaaaatgttcTAAAAGGCAACTTTGTTGAAGTTTTggaaaatgatttgtttttgagaCTATACAACGAGTTTGAACATATAAGCAAGTCAAATTTcagttcaaatattataaaacatttaagcgATTTCTTACATTTGAATCCATCAAA aaACAATGTGATTTTCACATTTGGTGTTGCCTGTTATCAGCTGTTTATACAAGCAAATTGGACAGGACCTTTGATAtcaaaatt AGATTTAAAAAGTTGGGGTTCAAGTACAGCAGTAGTAGAAAGCTTAGTTAATGATTTAGATTGTGTATCTAGAAAAGTATTGTATCCTGAGCTTTTGGTATTTTCTTATGCAGTTTTTAGCAACGATCAGatcaatattttt acacGATCTTGGTGGCAAATACGGATGCTCTCGACTCTacaatctttattaaatgaattatcaaatgatataaaaaatatgattgaacTTGCTTTTGAACAAATGGAAAATACTGTTTGGGAAACTGATGAAGAAGAAGCTTTATTTAGGTTAGAGCAATGTAAAATTTATCTTTCTCACTATGGAAATATTTCAAAAGCTACTGACAGTCTTAACACAGCAATGAACTTACTGGGTTTAGAACATTCACTTGTcg GTGCAATGGGAAAAAGAACTAAATTTCAAGTTAAAGAACTTGCCCAGTTAACCTTAAATGTGAATTCACATAAGAGAGAAAATAATACCAATCTATTGACTTCTCATGAATGTTCTGATTTACCTAAA gatTGTGTGCTTGATGATGAAAATCGTTTACCAGATATCAAATTCTCTAATGAAAGTGCTGGAAAATTTCCTAAATTGAACAGTCTTCAACAAGCAGCCATCTTAAATACACT taTATTGGAACAAAAATGTAAACCCAAAGATGATCTACAATTCGAAGAACTGCAGCCATATATaaga TGTTTGGTGTCACAACAATCTGTGTGGAGTATTCATGTATCAACTTTGCTCCAACGATCTGTACTAGAAAGGGATAATAGGAAATCAGTGGAACGAGCAATGCAACAAATtgag agTTTACTAAGCAGTTTGGAAGTATCAAGTCCACTTAATGTTGAGAGATTATATCTGTTTCATTGTTCTTTTGTTTCACCTTCTTGGCAACTAAAATCATATTTGGGGAATATAATGCTCTCAATTGGTGCCATTCAAAGTGCATTAGATTGGTTCTTAGCTCTTGATTTGTGGGAAGAATGTGTTGCTTGTTACAATACCCAAGGCCATAGACATAAA gctGCACAAATTCTTGAAAATGAGTTAAAATCACCAAATCTCACTGTAGCcaaacatattttagtattatgtttGCTTGGAGATGCTACTGATGATAAATCTCTTTATGAGGAAGCATGGAAAATTTCAGATTATCGAAGTAGTCGTGCACAAAAACACTgggctttttattattatacaagaaaaGAA tataaagagAGTATAGATCATTTCAAAATTTCTctcaaaataaattctttacaAGAAAACTTGTGGTTTAGACTTGGTTTCGCATGTATGGTTGAAGAAAGATGGACAGAAGCTGCAGAAGCATATAGAAGATACTGTGACATCGAGAGTGAT tGTTTTGAAGCTTGGAACAATTTagcaaaatgttatattaaaaatggtcaaaaatcaaGAGCTTATTATGCATTAAAAGAAGCTGTGAAATGTAACTATGAAAGTTGGATGGTTTGGGACAATTTGATGGTAGTCAGTGTTGATTGCGGTTGTTTTGAAGAG GCAATCAAATGTTATCATagattattagatttaaaaagtaAGCACATAGATGTGGAAGTTTTGAGGATTCTAGTCCAAGCCGTACAGAATAATGTTAAAGACGAAAACGATAGGCCAGCATCAGAGCATAGGAAATGTTTATTACAACTTTTTGGAAGACTTACATCACAA gtacaaaaTGATGGTGAAATTTGGGCATTGTATGCACATCTTGAAGAAGCTGTACCAATACCAAATAAGGAAACGGCTGATAAAGTTTTACACCATTTACAATGTGCCCATCGTTTCACCACACAAGGCAACAAGTGGACTCAAGAAAAAAATTCTTGTTTGATTGTCTCTAGATTATCACTAAATCTAGCAGATG CATACATTAGTTGTAGTAACCAAACAGAAAAtagtgaacaa aaaaaacgattccTGTCATCTGCTAAACTAATGCTAGTGTCAGTGGTGTCACAAATTGAA AAAGAAAAAGACCTAATGGAAAGTGCAGACATAAGAGAAGaatttgaaaaagtaaaaaatatattaaacgaaaTCAAACTTCAACTTTCAAGAGAAGTGTAg